The following proteins come from a genomic window of Mariniflexile sp. TRM1-10:
- a CDS encoding T9SS type A sorting domain-containing protein, with protein sequence MNIFKLFSIFLIVLFFNNTYSQTGPGGIGSATNNELWLIAEKNVFTDAGTLSGADGDLILQWNDNSGNANNATTTSSRRPILNTNNLNGYATLNFDGIDDRMLSSLTNGTSSQLTIFVVAKFNSYINDNDGVIQGSPSGQAFTATTNMKSVGMWVNKASGKLWGRGVESSGNQRSLPQSTTLTPGQCYIITQDFDGSTIGQYVNSTLSSNISYNNTLQSWTDFGIGEQGDKNMNGNIAEVIVFKEHLNQAKRTIIENYLAAKYGQSLASNDFYTRDNPGNGDFDHHVAGIGQASDGSNHTESKGTGIVRISDPSSLANGSFLFWGEETKNPTYTFSTNTSNYTEQLNSKWRVSKTGGHIETVTVSFDISGINLTDKQSCSPLQLIVDNNNNFSSPTIYPLTISGSTATATGVSFNNNNYFTLRYIDQIVWDGSNFHNGVGSGNAPNSTNLCLKLTVKSGGAATLTFDAHVREVEVETGAILNVADGVLLETEDRVVINGTLDLLGEAQLIQNHTGTTANSGSGSFRIKQQGTTNLYNYNYWSAPVNRDGFWRIGYLEDATGTVNFTSALNPNPSTSPITLSSRWLYGFKGPIGDYNAWEKLSPTANLSPGVGFTMKGSGASTTEQEFVFRGIPNDGDYTISVTENTEFLIGNPYPSTLDANQFITDNLSVIDGSLYFWESFATNNSHYLANYEGGYATYNLMMPLPAVADASGLTSGNGTSSKPAPTQYINMGQGFFTTILNSGSLVFNNAQRGFARESANETIYFKTSTKNKQTINEDNRPKIWFSFTEPKGYTKIIGLGYDEKTTNGYDRGYDAKSYDSFKNDLYWVLNNERLVIQALPEIHIEDQLPLGIKVSDAGLYKFSISNMENVPDDLNIYLVDNIQNNYYNLRDGDVQLFLNSGTKSNQFSMAFKNENSLGTISFEHKNFFTSYNNNNKILALHTEESLENVQSLKIFNLVGQEVLSIHAPQSYLINLSQLNDGVYVLKAISKTIENAKSIKFVKY encoded by the coding sequence ATGAATATTTTTAAATTATTTTCCATTTTCCTTATTGTCCTTTTTTTTAATAATACGTATTCGCAAACAGGTCCTGGTGGTATTGGAAGTGCTACCAATAATGAGTTATGGCTTATAGCTGAAAAAAATGTATTTACGGATGCTGGAACGCTTTCTGGAGCTGATGGCGATTTAATATTGCAATGGAATGACAATTCCGGTAATGCTAATAATGCTACAACAACAAGCTCAAGGAGACCAATACTAAACACTAATAATTTAAATGGGTATGCAACTTTAAACTTCGATGGTATTGACGATCGTATGCTTTCTAGTTTAACAAATGGAACAAGCTCACAATTAACCATATTTGTTGTTGCCAAATTCAACTCTTACATAAATGATAATGATGGTGTTATTCAAGGCTCTCCTTCTGGACAAGCCTTTACTGCAACTACAAATATGAAATCGGTTGGAATGTGGGTAAACAAAGCAAGTGGTAAACTATGGGGAAGAGGTGTTGAATCCAGTGGAAACCAAAGAAGTCTCCCACAGAGCACAACACTAACTCCAGGACAATGCTATATTATAACCCAAGACTTTGATGGGAGTACTATTGGACAATATGTAAACTCTACATTATCTTCTAACATATCATATAATAATACATTGCAAAGTTGGACTGATTTTGGGATAGGTGAACAAGGAGATAAAAATATGAATGGTAATATTGCAGAGGTTATTGTTTTTAAAGAGCACTTAAATCAAGCAAAACGTACAATTATTGAAAATTATCTAGCCGCAAAATATGGACAATCATTAGCAAGTAATGATTTTTACACCAGAGACAACCCTGGTAATGGTGATTTTGACCATCATGTAGCGGGTATTGGGCAAGCATCCGATGGCTCAAACCATACAGAATCAAAGGGTACTGGCATTGTAAGAATAAGCGATCCGTCTTCATTAGCCAATGGAAGCTTTTTATTTTGGGGTGAAGAAACTAAAAACCCTACTTATACTTTTTCCACAAATACCAGCAATTACACAGAACAGTTAAACTCCAAATGGCGTGTAAGCAAAACTGGAGGCCATATAGAAACCGTAACCGTATCTTTTGATATTAGCGGCATCAACTTAACTGACAAACAAAGTTGTTCGCCTTTACAGTTGATTGTTGACAACAATAACAATTTCTCATCACCAACTATTTACCCTTTAACTATTTCAGGCTCAACAGCTACAGCGACCGGAGTTTCTTTTAACAACAATAATTATTTTACACTCCGCTATATAGATCAAATTGTTTGGGATGGCTCAAATTTTCACAATGGTGTTGGCTCTGGAAATGCTCCAAACAGTACTAATTTATGTTTAAAATTAACTGTAAAATCTGGAGGAGCCGCAACCTTAACTTTTGATGCCCATGTAAGGGAAGTTGAAGTTGAAACTGGAGCCATTTTAAATGTTGCCGACGGCGTGTTATTGGAAACAGAAGACCGAGTTGTTATAAATGGCACTTTAGATTTGCTGGGTGAAGCACAACTTATACAAAACCATACGGGAACTACTGCTAACTCTGGCAGTGGAAGTTTTAGAATTAAGCAACAAGGCACTACCAATCTATATAATTATAATTACTGGAGTGCTCCCGTAAATAGAGATGGTTTTTGGAGAATTGGTTATTTAGAAGATGCTACTGGAACCGTGAATTTTACGAGTGCATTAAACCCTAACCCTTCAACATCACCAATTACCTTAAGCAGTAGGTGGCTTTATGGTTTTAAAGGTCCCATTGGAGATTATAATGCTTGGGAAAAACTATCTCCAACAGCTAATTTATCGCCAGGGGTTGGTTTTACAATGAAAGGTTCTGGAGCCTCGACCACCGAACAAGAATTTGTTTTTAGGGGCATCCCTAATGATGGAGATTATACAATTTCTGTTACCGAAAATACCGAATTTTTAATAGGAAACCCATACCCTTCTACTTTAGATGCCAATCAATTTATTACAGATAATTTATCAGTTATTGATGGCTCGTTATATTTTTGGGAATCGTTCGCAACCAATAATAGTCATTATTTAGCTAATTACGAGGGAGGTTATGCCACTTACAATTTAATGATGCCCTTACCTGCAGTTGCCGATGCCTCCGGATTAACAAGTGGCAATGGTACTTCATCAAAGCCCGCACCCACACAATATATAAATATGGGACAAGGCTTTTTTACAACCATTTTAAATTCAGGTTCTTTGGTGTTTAATAATGCCCAACGCGGTTTTGCCCGTGAATCTGCAAACGAAACCATTTATTTTAAAACCAGCACTAAAAACAAACAAACTATAAATGAAGACAACAGACCTAAAATTTGGTTTTCGTTTACTGAACCAAAAGGCTATACAAAAATAATTGGGCTTGGCTACGATGAAAAAACTACTAACGGCTATGATAGAGGCTACGATGCCAAATCGTATGACAGCTTTAAAAATGACCTATATTGGGTATTAAATAATGAACGCTTGGTAATTCAAGCGTTACCAGAAATACATATTGAAGACCAATTGCCCCTAGGTATTAAAGTTTCGGATGCTGGTCTATATAAATTTTCGATTAGCAACATGGAAAATGTTCCCGATGATTTAAACATTTATTTAGTTGACAATATCCAAAACAACTATTACAACTTGAGAGATGGCGATGTGCAACTATTCTTAAATTCCGGAACAAAAAGCAATCAGTTTTCAATGGCGTTCAAAAATGAAAATTCATTAGGAACTATTTCCTTTGAACATAAAAACTTTTTCACATCATACAATAACAACAATAAAATATTGGCATTACACACAGAAGAATCTTTAGAAAATGTTCAAAGTCTAAAAATTTTCAACCTGGTTGGTCAAGAAGTTTTATCCATACATGCCCCTCAATCTTATTTAATTAATCTATCTCAACTTAACGATGGTGTTTATGTTCTTAAAGCTATTTCTAAAACTATAGAAAATGCCAAAAGCATTAAATTTGTTAAGTATTAG
- a CDS encoding DUF4442 domain-containing protein translates to MNITPRKLNVFTLFKLPSAFFCGVRTQYIDAEKCIVRVTHRWINQNPFKSMFWAVQGMAAEFSTGALMMAKIKESGKQVSMLVTSNSATFSKKATGKITFTCNDGSLIDEALQKTIETGEGQTVRMKSVGINEEGVEVSAFVFEWSVKVR, encoded by the coding sequence ATGAATATAACTCCCAGAAAACTAAATGTTTTCACTTTGTTTAAGCTGCCTTCAGCCTTTTTTTGTGGTGTTCGCACACAGTATATAGATGCTGAAAAATGCATTGTTAGAGTCACCCATCGATGGATAAACCAAAATCCTTTTAAGTCCATGTTTTGGGCGGTACAAGGTATGGCGGCAGAGTTTTCAACTGGGGCTTTAATGATGGCGAAAATTAAAGAATCTGGAAAACAGGTTTCCATGTTAGTAACATCAAATTCGGCAACATTTTCAAAAAAAGCAACGGGTAAAATTACCTTTACTTGTAACGATGGAAGTTTAATAGATGAAGCATTACAAAAAACAATTGAAACAGGCGAGGGACAAACCGTTCGTATGAAATCTGTTGGGATCAATGAAGAAGGTGTTGAGGTTTCTGCCTTTGTTTTTGAATGGAGTGTGAAGGTTAGGTAG
- a CDS encoding PadR family transcriptional regulator → MKIENTKAQMRKGVLEFCILSVLKDDDAYVAEILDTLKDAKLLVVEGTIYPLLTRLKNAGLLNYRWEESTSGPPRKYYGLTETGKLFLKELNTTWSELQNAVNLVTIQKKQH, encoded by the coding sequence ATGAAAATAGAAAACACAAAAGCACAAATGCGCAAAGGGGTTTTGGAATTCTGCATACTATCGGTCTTAAAAGACGACGATGCTTATGTAGCAGAAATTTTAGATACCTTAAAAGACGCTAAACTGCTCGTAGTGGAAGGTACCATTTACCCACTACTTACACGATTGAAAAATGCCGGACTTCTTAATTACCGTTGGGAAGAGTCTACTTCTGGACCACCAAGAAAATATTACGGACTGACCGAAACTGGCAAATTATTTTTAAAGGAATTAAACACCACGTGGAGCGAATTACAAAACGCTGTGAACCTAGTAACCATTCAAAA
- a CDS encoding DUF4870 domain-containing protein, whose translation MLDNHQKNIATFIHLSTFSRFIIPFGNFIGPIILWVANKEKSEFIDAHGKQAINFQVSILLYAIILGAITVPFFIFKMFSGLDFIDFHGFHDFHINIGKPSPLLYIGGGLGVLAIIGFIIELVLIVIASLKARDGAYYKYPLTINFLK comes from the coding sequence ATGTTAGATAACCACCAAAAAAACATCGCCACATTCATTCATTTATCAACCTTTAGTAGGTTTATTATTCCGTTTGGAAATTTTATCGGACCTATAATATTATGGGTTGCCAATAAAGAGAAGTCTGAATTTATAGATGCCCATGGAAAACAAGCCATTAATTTTCAAGTAAGTATTTTGCTTTATGCCATTATCCTTGGTGCTATAACGGTTCCATTTTTCATATTTAAAATGTTTAGTGGTTTAGACTTTATAGACTTTCATGGTTTTCACGATTTTCATATCAACATCGGCAAGCCTTCCCCTCTTTTATATATTGGTGGTGGCTTAGGTGTTTTGGCTATTATAGGTTTTATTATTGAACTTGTTTTAATAGTTATAGCAAGTTTAAAAGCACGAGATGGCGCATATTATAAATACCCACTAACAATCAATTTCTTAAAATAA
- a CDS encoding TIGR00266 family protein — MTAHEIDYRIYGEEMQYVEIELDPQEGVIAEAGSFMMMDDGIKMETIFGDGSQNDSGFLGKILGAGKRILTGESLFMTAFYNNLTGKRNVSFASPYPGKIIPIDLTEFRGKFICQKDAFLCAAKGVSVGIEFSKRLGRGLFGGEGFIMQKLEGDGMAFVHAGGTMAKKVLQRGEILRVDTGCIVGFTQDIDYDIEFVGGIKNTIFGGEGLFFAKLQGPGIVYIQSLPFSRLAGRVLASAPQGGGKDKGEGSILGGLGNILDGDNRF, encoded by the coding sequence ATGACAGCACACGAAATTGACTATAGAATCTACGGCGAAGAAATGCAATATGTAGAAATAGAACTCGACCCGCAAGAAGGGGTGATTGCCGAAGCAGGTAGTTTTATGATGATGGACGATGGCATTAAAATGGAGACTATTTTTGGTGATGGGTCTCAAAACGATTCTGGATTTTTAGGAAAAATTTTAGGCGCGGGAAAACGCATACTAACAGGTGAAAGTTTGTTTATGACGGCTTTCTATAATAATTTAACGGGAAAACGAAATGTAAGTTTTGCATCGCCATATCCCGGAAAAATCATTCCTATTGATTTAACAGAGTTTAGAGGCAAGTTTATTTGCCAAAAAGATGCGTTTTTATGCGCAGCTAAAGGTGTGAGCGTTGGAATAGAATTCAGTAAAAGATTAGGTCGCGGACTTTTTGGTGGCGAGGGTTTCATCATGCAAAAGCTAGAAGGTGATGGTATGGCGTTTGTACATGCAGGCGGTACTATGGCAAAAAAGGTATTGCAACGTGGGGAAATCTTGCGTGTGGATACGGGTTGTATTGTCGGGTTTACCCAAGATATCGATTATGATATTGAATTTGTGGGTGGTATTAAAAACACCATTTTTGGTGGTGAAGGGTTGTTTTTTGCCAAATTGCAAGGTCCCGGAATTGTTTATATCCAATCCTTGCCATTTAGCAGATTAGCTGGTCGCGTATTGGCATCGGCACCTCAAGGTGGTGGCAAAGATAAAGGCGAAGGGAGTATTTTAGGTGGTTTGGGTAATATTTTAGATGGCGATAATAGATTTTAA
- a CDS encoding IS110 family RNA-guided transposase produces the protein MKKIRKNAGGIDIGAKKIFIGLEDKEVRSFDTFTSDLEQAVSYLEENNVTSVAMEATGVYWVILYDILKARGIDVWLVDGRSTKQVPGRKTDVKDCQWIQQLHSYGLLNRCFVADELVHELRSYQRLREDHIRSAAMHINHMQKALTLMNVRLKEVLDQVHGVSGLKIIRAILKGERDPGVLVKLCHGSVLKTKKELILKSLKGHYNEAGLFALGQAVVCYDFYQQQIAGCDLKMEEVLKKMGANRPKVSNKATPRKNVRHHKPNIEGMDRYLLQIFEGKDATVLPGITDYNWMQLLSEIGTDLHKWKTEKHFTSWLGLAPKQHHSGKMKKNYKAKGQPKAGLIFKQAATSLLNSKKIALGAFGRKIRAKKGASPAIKAMARKLAELYWKLFVKGLSYVEKGIKDYEEKILFNKQKNIMKMARELGLSISYKTAV, from the coding sequence ATGAAAAAAATCAGGAAAAACGCAGGAGGGATCGATATCGGAGCCAAAAAAATCTTCATAGGTCTTGAAGATAAGGAGGTTCGCAGTTTTGATACCTTCACATCAGATCTGGAACAGGCGGTATCTTACTTAGAGGAAAACAATGTAACCTCAGTGGCCATGGAAGCCACGGGAGTGTATTGGGTCATCCTCTATGATATATTGAAGGCAAGAGGCATCGATGTATGGTTGGTGGATGGCAGGAGCACAAAACAAGTTCCAGGCAGAAAGACCGATGTAAAGGACTGTCAATGGATACAGCAATTGCACAGCTATGGTTTGTTGAACCGTTGTTTTGTTGCAGATGAACTGGTACATGAACTAAGGAGCTATCAACGCCTGCGCGAAGATCACATCCGTAGTGCTGCTATGCATATTAACCATATGCAAAAAGCACTGACCCTGATGAACGTTCGGCTAAAAGAAGTTCTGGACCAAGTTCACGGGGTAAGTGGATTGAAAATAATCAGGGCGATCTTAAAGGGCGAAAGGGATCCCGGGGTTTTGGTAAAGCTATGCCATGGGAGTGTGTTGAAAACAAAAAAGGAACTGATCCTTAAATCCTTGAAAGGGCACTACAATGAAGCAGGGCTATTTGCTTTGGGCCAAGCAGTGGTGTGCTATGATTTTTATCAACAACAAATTGCCGGTTGTGATCTGAAAATGGAAGAAGTCCTTAAAAAGATGGGGGCAAACCGGCCTAAAGTATCAAATAAGGCAACTCCACGAAAAAACGTGAGGCACCACAAACCAAATATAGAAGGAATGGACCGTTATCTATTGCAAATATTTGAAGGCAAAGATGCTACGGTCCTACCCGGTATAACAGATTATAATTGGATGCAGCTCCTATCGGAAATAGGGACTGATTTACATAAATGGAAAACAGAAAAGCATTTTACTTCCTGGTTGGGACTGGCGCCAAAACAGCACCATTCGGGCAAGATGAAAAAAAACTATAAGGCTAAAGGACAACCAAAGGCCGGCCTGATATTTAAGCAAGCGGCCACGAGCCTGCTCAACAGCAAGAAAATTGCATTGGGTGCTTTTGGCAGAAAGATAAGGGCAAAGAAAGGGGCATCACCGGCAATAAAGGCAATGGCAAGAAAACTGGCAGAGCTCTATTGGAAGCTATTTGTTAAAGGACTGTCATATGTAGAGAAGGGAATCAAAGATTATGAGGAGAAGATCTTGTTTAATAAACAAAAGAACATTATGAAAATGGCAAGAGAACTTGGTTTGTCAATTAGCTATAAAACAGCGGTTTAG
- a CDS encoding IS110 family RNA-guided transposase, with amino-acid sequence MKKSKNYVGIDISKLTFDVAICNSESKYKYFKFANNHEGFILFSELLNASESICIMEASGPYYLKLATFLSESGIGVCVVNPLIVRRFSQMRMSRAKTDRKDAMLIAEYGKTERPNLWQPEADYVLELKQMQAYLEQLNKNRTGYIVQREAFNQNPIKSKTLEKSINSVLETIEQEIKQIEKRMELIIKTHHQEMFNQLKSIPGMGAKTSLFLIVISGGFSKFKNHKQLASYVGISPRIFESGTSVKGRSKICKMGMSKIRAMLYVCAWSAKKCNKTCKELYDRLVEKGKSKKLALIAVVNKLLKQAFAIATKKEYYSVKIN; translated from the coding sequence ATGAAAAAAAGCAAAAATTATGTTGGAATTGATATTTCAAAATTAACTTTTGATGTTGCTATTTGTAATTCTGAAAGCAAGTATAAGTATTTTAAATTTGCTAATAATCATGAAGGTTTTATTTTGTTTTCAGAACTTTTAAATGCATCAGAATCTATTTGCATAATGGAAGCTAGCGGTCCATACTATCTAAAGTTAGCTACTTTTTTATCAGAGAGTGGGATTGGTGTTTGTGTTGTAAATCCATTGATAGTCAGGAGGTTTTCTCAAATGCGAATGAGTCGGGCAAAAACAGATAGAAAAGATGCTATGCTAATTGCAGAATATGGAAAAACCGAACGACCAAATCTCTGGCAACCAGAAGCAGATTATGTTTTAGAGCTTAAGCAAATGCAGGCATATCTAGAACAATTGAATAAAAATAGAACAGGATATATAGTTCAAAGAGAAGCTTTTAATCAAAACCCTATAAAAAGTAAAACCCTTGAAAAAAGTATTAATTCTGTTTTAGAAACAATAGAACAAGAGATTAAACAAATTGAAAAAAGAATGGAGTTAATAATAAAAACCCATCATCAAGAAATGTTTAATCAACTAAAAAGCATTCCAGGAATGGGAGCTAAAACATCTTTGTTTTTGATTGTAATATCAGGAGGATTTAGCAAGTTTAAGAATCATAAACAACTTGCTTCTTATGTTGGAATATCACCAAGAATATTTGAATCTGGAACAAGTGTAAAGGGTAGATCGAAAATTTGTAAAATGGGAATGAGTAAAATAAGAGCTATGCTGTATGTTTGTGCATGGTCAGCAAAAAAATGTAACAAAACCTGTAAAGAATTATATGACAGGTTAGTAGAAAAAGGGAAATCAAAAAAGCTTGCATTAATTGCAGTTGTAAACAAACTATTAAAACAAGCTTTTGCTATTGCAACAAAAAAAGAATATTATTCAGTAAAAATTAACTAA